From Sporosarcina sp. Te-1, the proteins below share one genomic window:
- a CDS encoding HIT family protein, which yields MGNCFICDKHAGMVETAGVMIYEDDYVYVGHIDRNGKPNYLGHLIIDLKRHVPSLADMTMDEASAFGVIMAKVSRALKESENAEHIYSVVSGDAVPHLHMHLIARYPHTPREHWGPFEVYDWEHAPFGDNREVVKLCTRLRTYLEET from the coding sequence ATGGGGAATTGTTTTATTTGCGATAAACACGCAGGCATGGTGGAGACGGCTGGCGTCATGATTTACGAAGACGATTATGTATATGTTGGCCATATTGATCGAAATGGAAAACCAAACTATTTAGGCCATCTGATCATCGACCTTAAAAGACATGTGCCTTCACTTGCCGACATGACGATGGATGAAGCAAGTGCCTTCGGAGTCATTATGGCGAAGGTCAGTAGAGCCCTGAAAGAATCAGAAAATGCAGAGCATATTTATTCAGTTGTTTCAGGAGACGCCGTCCCGCATCTCCATATGCATCTAATTGCTCGCTATCCTCATACACCACGGGAACATTGGGGGCCATTCGAAGTGTATGATTGGGAACATGCTCCGTTTGGAGATAATCGTGAGGTTGTCAAGCTATGTACTCGTTTACGAACCTATTTGGAGGAGACCTGA
- a CDS encoding MepB family protein, whose protein sequence is MNDFHAALHFVTKMIYEPNGLTVKSAQEEKQNAKYGAGTFQLSSRTVRFRVANITPTKAGQFVVFWEKDENNKNQPFTYEKSPDLFVITIFKEDSKFGQFIFPKEILVEQNILRSHSTPGKMAIRVYSSWDQPTNKQAVKTQKWQLPYFVDLSDPSRLPVDKIKELYSL, encoded by the coding sequence ATGAACGATTTTCATGCAGCATTACATTTTGTAACTAAAATGATTTACGAGCCAAATGGCTTAACTGTAAAGTCGGCTCAAGAAGAAAAGCAAAATGCTAAGTATGGGGCAGGTACATTTCAATTATCTTCGAGAACAGTGCGTTTCAGAGTTGCCAATATTACCCCTACCAAAGCAGGGCAGTTTGTTGTATTTTGGGAAAAAGATGAAAATAATAAAAATCAACCCTTTACATATGAGAAATCACCTGATTTATTTGTTATCACTATTTTTAAAGAGGATAGTAAGTTTGGGCAGTTTATTTTTCCAAAAGAAATTCTTGTCGAACAGAATATTCTCAGGTCCCATTCAACACCGGGGAAGATGGCGATACGAGTTTATTCCAGCTGGGATCAACCGACTAATAAGCAAGCGGTGAAAACTCAAAAATGGCAGCTGCCTTATTTTGTTGATTTGAGTGATCCGAGTAGGTTACCCGTAGACAAAATAAAAGAACTGTATTCGCTTTAA
- a CDS encoding LysR family transcriptional regulator has translation MEIRHFQTFQIVVEEQNLIQAAMRLNYSQPTVTKHLQQLEEEIGLPLFEKVDNRRRLTKAGEFLYEHSKNILNELFILQMGMEDLKGEKQTIRVCGLDEYCDRFFLPYIRSFQKKNPNVLVDVQAINSSDDALKAVIVNEADFAIVSGRPLNADISHQIIDYDDLVLFASSKVAKDPSRTEEYLAKYPVLVDHNAPFIKFEILKKGTNFSNTIQCNSDEGIKNAVLHHEYLGIMGTGRIKEEIRSGAVTILETYAANNPVKLVVLTKKLGNPVFRDFFTTFGKTYSL, from the coding sequence GTGGAAATTAGGCATTTTCAGACGTTTCAAATCGTAGTGGAAGAACAGAATCTCATACAGGCTGCTATGCGTTTGAATTATTCACAACCGACTGTGACAAAACATCTGCAGCAATTGGAAGAAGAAATCGGCTTGCCGCTATTCGAGAAAGTGGACAATCGCAGAAGATTAACAAAAGCTGGCGAATTTCTATATGAGCATTCCAAGAATATCCTGAATGAACTCTTCATACTTCAAATGGGCATGGAGGATTTAAAAGGGGAAAAACAAACGATTCGTGTTTGTGGGTTAGATGAGTATTGCGATCGATTTTTTCTCCCATACATAAGAAGCTTTCAAAAAAAGAATCCAAATGTTTTGGTTGATGTGCAGGCGATCAACAGCAGTGATGATGCCCTGAAGGCGGTAATCGTGAACGAGGCTGATTTTGCCATTGTGAGTGGAAGACCTTTAAATGCAGACATTTCCCACCAAATTATTGATTATGACGACTTGGTGCTATTTGCTTCAAGTAAAGTGGCCAAGGATCCTTCGCGGACAGAGGAGTACTTGGCGAAATATCCGGTACTCGTCGATCATAATGCTCCTTTTATTAAGTTTGAAATCCTTAAAAAAGGAACTAATTTTTCAAACACCATCCAATGCAACAGTGATGAAGGGATAAAAAATGCCGTTCTTCATCATGAATACCTTGGAATAATGGGAACAGGCCGGATCAAAGAAGAAATCCGTTCGGGTGCTGTCACTATTTTAGAAACGTACGCAGCCAATAATCCAGTTAAACTTGTAGTGCTGACAAAAAAACTGGGTAACCCCGTTTTCCGAGATTTTTTCACTACGTTCGGTAAGACCTACAGCTTGTAA